The following are encoded together in the Mycolicibacterium arabiense genome:
- a CDS encoding maltokinase N-terminal cap-like domain-containing protein encodes MTLSLQNWLTAQRWYAGRGRVLSSLYESTSVRLGDDLDLKLIDAKYDNGTRDRYQVLIRWTDGPVDGYPDVATIGHDGARTAYDALYDPNAAQHLLSLVDGDATVGGLHFSKEPGADLPVGATARVIGAEQSNTSVVFGTSAIFKVFRRVTPGINPDIELNRVLARAGNGHVARLLGSFDTEIDGEPYALGMITAFAANSVEGWDMATASTRDLVTNPDGGSDFVAESRRLGEAVATVHQTLAAELGTAEEPFPVDTLLTRLGALADAVPGLAQYAPAIEERYRKLAEQSTVVQRVHGDLHLGQVLRTPEAWLVIDFEGEPGQPLPERRRPDSALRDVAGVLRSYEYAAYQQLIEGGEEPGGDEPLAVRAREWVDRNCGAFCDGYAAAMGTDPRDSGDLLAAYELDKAVYEAGYEARYRPAWLKIPMASIQRLVG; translated from the coding sequence GTGACGCTGTCACTGCAGAACTGGCTGACCGCGCAGCGGTGGTACGCGGGCCGCGGCCGGGTGCTGTCGAGCCTCTACGAGTCGACGTCGGTCCGCCTGGGCGACGACCTCGACCTCAAGTTGATCGACGCGAAGTACGACAACGGCACCCGGGACCGCTACCAGGTGTTGATCCGGTGGACCGACGGTCCGGTCGACGGTTACCCGGACGTCGCGACCATCGGCCACGACGGAGCCCGCACGGCGTATGACGCCCTCTACGACCCGAACGCCGCGCAGCACCTGCTGTCCCTGGTCGACGGCGACGCCACCGTGGGCGGGCTGCACTTCTCGAAGGAGCCGGGGGCCGACCTCCCGGTGGGCGCCACCGCCCGCGTGATCGGCGCCGAGCAGAGCAACACCAGCGTCGTCTTCGGCACCTCGGCCATCTTCAAGGTGTTCCGTCGGGTCACCCCCGGCATCAACCCGGACATCGAACTCAACCGGGTCCTGGCCCGCGCAGGCAACGGGCACGTGGCGCGGCTGCTCGGTTCGTTCGACACCGAGATCGACGGCGAGCCCTATGCGCTGGGGATGATCACGGCCTTCGCCGCGAATTCGGTCGAGGGGTGGGACATGGCCACCGCCAGCACCCGCGACCTCGTCACCAATCCCGACGGGGGCTCGGACTTCGTCGCCGAATCCCGCCGCCTCGGTGAGGCCGTCGCCACCGTGCATCAGACGCTGGCGGCCGAACTGGGCACCGCCGAGGAACCGTTTCCGGTCGACACCCTGCTCACCCGGCTCGGCGCACTGGCCGACGCCGTACCCGGGCTGGCCCAGTACGCGCCGGCCATCGAGGAGCGGTACCGCAAGCTCGCCGAACAGTCGACCGTCGTGCAGCGCGTCCACGGCGACCTGCACCTCGGCCAGGTGCTCCGCACGCCGGAGGCGTGGCTCGTCATCGACTTCGAGGGGGAGCCCGGCCAACCGCTGCCCGAACGCCGCAGGCCCGACTCCGCCCTGCGCGACGTCGCAGGCGTGCTGCGCTCCTACGAGTACGCCGCATACCAGCAGCTGATAGAGGGCGGCGAGGAACCCGGCGGCGACGAACCGTTGGCGGTGCGGGCCAGGGAGTGGGTCGACCGCAACTGCGGCGCGTTCTGCGACGGCTACGCCGCGGCGATGGGCACCGATCCGCGGGACTCCGGCGACCTGCTGGCGGCCTACGAACTGGACAAGGCCGTCTACGAGGCAGGTTACGAGGCGCGCTACCGCCCCGCGTGGCTCAAGATCCCGATGGCGTCGATCCAACGGCTCGTCGGCTGA
- a CDS encoding ArnT family glycosyltransferase, with translation MTTENSLRWRRLGVCALLLGTAALYLWRITINGMANAFYAAATQSGSTNWKALLFGSLDPNNFITVDKPPLAQWVMGLSGRVFGFGSASMLVPEALMAVGTVALLYAAVARVGGPRAGMLAGAALALTPVAVLMFRYNNPDAAMVLLMTAAAYCTLRALEPARGARWLAMAGVALGLAFLAKMLEGLLIAPALAATYLIAAPVAVRTRLCHLAAAAAAMVASGGWFVLLTAWWPASSRPYLAGSTDNDFMNLVLGYNGMARILGRNHEVTVPELADVPDLGTQVRGWSRLLAGEFAYEIGWLVPASVVAVVVVVIARGRAPRTDRVRAATVLFGGWLLVDGLVLSYMHGTVHPYYSLSVAPAVAAMFAIGLQQTWVHRESRYQRALFVLMSLGTGVWSWWVLGRNAHWLPPLRWAVLAVAVLAAAAALGVPARRRVAAAAAATVAVAAALAGSGAYAFATAVTPHHGGAPSVGPARRGVLTAQRGRSVVDVDLDALLEATHTDWSAAVDRSTNAAVLELATHTAVMAIGGFSGLDPTPTLAQFQRDVSEHRIAYYVATSTGSQLGRNARSHNDIARWVAFNYAARRVGTDLVFDLTVPPRQP, from the coding sequence GTGACGACCGAGAACTCACTGCGGTGGCGTCGGCTGGGCGTCTGCGCGCTACTGCTCGGCACTGCCGCGCTCTACCTGTGGCGCATCACCATCAACGGGATGGCCAACGCGTTCTACGCCGCCGCAACGCAATCCGGCTCGACGAACTGGAAGGCGCTGCTCTTCGGCTCGCTCGACCCGAACAACTTCATCACCGTCGACAAGCCCCCACTGGCCCAGTGGGTGATGGGTCTGTCGGGCCGGGTGTTCGGCTTCGGCAGCGCGAGCATGCTCGTCCCCGAGGCGCTGATGGCGGTCGGCACCGTAGCGCTGCTGTACGCGGCGGTCGCGAGGGTCGGTGGGCCGCGTGCCGGGATGCTCGCCGGGGCAGCGCTCGCGTTGACACCGGTGGCGGTGCTGATGTTCCGGTACAACAACCCCGACGCCGCGATGGTGCTGCTGATGACCGCGGCCGCGTACTGCACCCTGCGCGCGCTCGAACCCGCCCGCGGCGCCCGCTGGTTGGCGATGGCAGGAGTAGCACTGGGGCTCGCGTTCCTCGCGAAGATGCTCGAGGGTCTGCTGATCGCACCCGCGCTGGCCGCCACGTACCTGATCGCGGCGCCGGTGGCGGTGCGGACGCGGTTGTGTCACCTCGCCGCGGCTGCCGCCGCGATGGTGGCGTCGGGTGGCTGGTTCGTCCTGCTGACGGCGTGGTGGCCTGCGTCGTCGCGGCCCTACCTCGCCGGCTCGACCGACAACGACTTCATGAACCTGGTGCTGGGCTACAACGGGATGGCGCGCATCCTGGGCCGCAACCACGAGGTGACGGTCCCCGAACTGGCCGACGTCCCCGACCTCGGCACCCAGGTGCGCGGGTGGTCGAGACTGCTGGCGGGCGAATTCGCCTACGAGATCGGGTGGTTGGTGCCCGCGTCGGTGGTCGCGGTGGTCGTCGTCGTGATCGCCAGGGGCCGCGCGCCGCGTACCGACCGGGTGCGGGCCGCGACGGTCCTGTTCGGCGGGTGGCTGCTGGTCGACGGTCTGGTGCTGAGCTACATGCACGGCACGGTGCACCCTTACTACAGCCTGTCGGTCGCGCCGGCGGTCGCGGCGATGTTCGCCATCGGGCTGCAGCAGACCTGGGTGCATCGCGAAAGCCGATACCAACGGGCCCTTTTCGTACTGATGTCACTGGGCACCGGGGTGTGGAGCTGGTGGGTGCTCGGCCGCAATGCCCATTGGCTGCCTCCGCTGCGGTGGGCAGTGCTGGCGGTGGCGGTGCTCGCAGCCGCCGCCGCGCTCGGGGTACCCGCCCGCAGACGCGTCGCGGCAGCCGCGGCGGCGACCGTCGCGGTGGCCGCTGCGCTGGCAGGCAGCGGGGCGTACGCGTTCGCCACGGCCGTGACCCCGCACCACGGTGGCGCCCCATCGGTCGGGCCCGCCCGCCGCGGCGTGCTCACCGCGCAGCGGGGCCGCAGCGTCGTCGACGTCGACCTCGACGCGCTGCTCGAGGCCACGCACACCGACTGGTCGGCGGCGGTCGACCGGTCCACCAACGCCGCGGTACTCGAGCTGGCCACCCACACCGCCGTGATGGCGATCGGCGGCTTCTCCGGCCTGGATCCGACCCCCACGCTCGCGCAGTTCCAGCGCGACGTGAGCGAACACCGCATCGCCTACTACGTCGCGACGAGCACCGGCAGCCAACTGGGACGAAACGCCCGCAGCCACAACGACATCGCCAGATGGGTGGCGTTCAACTACGCCGCGCGACGCGTGGGCACGGACCTCGTCTTCGACCTGACCGTGCCACCGCGCCAGCCCTGA
- the glgX gene encoding glycogen debranching protein GlgX: MTQAASTTAPTFEIWRGKAYPLGATYDGSGTNFAVFSEVAERVELCLFDADGSQIDCLTLPEVDGFVWHGFVPNVEPGQRYGYRVHGPYDPANGHRCNPNKLLVDPYSKAIDGSFDWNQSLFGYNFGDEDSRNDDDSADSMPKSVVINPFFDWGTDRPPNHEYADTVIYEAHVKGLTETHPDIPEQIRGTYAAVAHPVIIEHLKSLGITAIELMPVHHFANDSTLIDKGLSNYWGYNTIGFLAPDSKYASSPNPGGQVQEFKAMVRALHEAGIEVILDVVYNHTAEGNHMGPTLSMRGIDNAAYYRLVEDDKKFYMDYTGTGNSLNVSHPHSLQLIMDSLRYWVTEMHVDGFRFDLASTLAREFYEVDRLATFFELVQQDPTVSQVKLIAEPWDVGPGGYQVGNFPPQWTEWNGKYRDTVRDFWRGEPATLDEFAYRLTGSADLYEHTARRPVASINFVIAHDGFTLRDLVSYNEKHNEANGEDNNDGESHNRSWNCGIEGPTDDPEVLALRAKQERNFLTTLLLSQGVPMICHGDELGRTQGGNNNGYCQDNEITWINWDSADPDLLEFTKVVSALRAAHPVFRRRRFFSGKPVGRRGEAGLPDITWFTPDGTEMSGEDWGSGFAKSVGVFLNGQGIPDRDTRGQRVVDDSFLLLFNAHHEPIDFTLPSEEFGGSWQVVLDTSVGVADETPEPSASGGTLTVDARSTVVLQALVEDAS; encoded by the coding sequence TTGACTCAAGCCGCCAGTACCACTGCTCCCACGTTCGAGATCTGGCGCGGGAAGGCGTACCCCCTTGGCGCCACCTACGACGGTTCCGGCACCAACTTCGCCGTCTTCAGCGAGGTCGCCGAGCGCGTCGAACTGTGTCTGTTCGACGCCGACGGCTCGCAGATCGACTGCCTGACCCTGCCCGAGGTCGACGGATTCGTGTGGCACGGCTTCGTGCCGAATGTCGAGCCCGGCCAGCGCTACGGCTACCGCGTCCACGGACCGTACGACCCGGCGAACGGCCACCGCTGCAACCCGAACAAGCTGCTCGTCGACCCGTACTCCAAGGCGATCGACGGCAGCTTCGACTGGAACCAGTCGCTGTTCGGGTACAACTTCGGCGACGAGGACAGCCGCAACGACGACGACTCGGCCGACAGCATGCCGAAGTCGGTCGTAATCAACCCGTTCTTCGACTGGGGCACCGACCGCCCGCCGAACCACGAGTACGCCGACACCGTGATCTACGAGGCGCACGTCAAGGGTCTGACCGAGACCCATCCCGACATCCCCGAGCAGATCCGCGGCACGTACGCCGCCGTCGCGCACCCGGTGATCATCGAGCACCTCAAGTCACTCGGCATCACCGCCATCGAACTGATGCCGGTGCACCACTTCGCCAATGATTCGACGCTCATCGACAAGGGCCTGTCGAACTACTGGGGTTACAACACCATCGGGTTCCTGGCGCCCGACTCGAAGTACGCCAGCAGCCCCAACCCGGGCGGCCAGGTGCAGGAGTTCAAGGCGATGGTCCGCGCCCTGCACGAGGCGGGCATCGAGGTCATCCTCGACGTCGTCTACAACCACACCGCCGAGGGCAACCACATGGGCCCGACGCTCTCGATGCGTGGCATCGACAACGCTGCCTACTACCGGTTGGTGGAGGACGACAAGAAGTTCTACATGGACTACACCGGCACCGGTAACAGTCTCAACGTCAGCCACCCGCACTCGCTGCAGCTGATCATGGACTCCCTGCGCTACTGGGTGACCGAGATGCACGTCGACGGCTTCCGCTTCGACCTCGCCTCGACGCTGGCGCGCGAGTTCTACGAGGTGGACCGCCTGGCGACGTTCTTCGAACTCGTGCAACAGGATCCGACCGTGAGCCAGGTGAAGCTGATCGCCGAACCGTGGGACGTCGGTCCCGGTGGCTACCAGGTGGGCAACTTCCCGCCGCAGTGGACGGAATGGAACGGCAAGTACCGCGACACCGTCCGCGACTTCTGGCGCGGCGAGCCCGCCACGCTCGACGAGTTCGCCTACCGCCTCACCGGATCGGCAGACCTCTACGAGCACACGGCCCGCCGACCGGTCGCGTCGATCAACTTCGTGATCGCGCACGACGGCTTCACGCTGCGGGACCTGGTGTCCTACAACGAGAAGCACAACGAGGCCAACGGCGAGGACAACAACGACGGCGAGAGCCACAACCGGTCGTGGAACTGCGGCATCGAGGGTCCGACCGACGATCCCGAGGTGCTGGCACTGCGCGCCAAGCAGGAGCGCAACTTCCTGACGACACTGCTGCTCTCGCAGGGTGTTCCGATGATCTGCCACGGCGACGAGTTGGGCCGCACCCAGGGCGGCAACAACAACGGCTACTGCCAGGACAACGAGATCACCTGGATCAACTGGGATTCCGCGGATCCGGACCTGCTCGAGTTCACCAAGGTCGTCTCCGCGCTGCGGGCAGCGCACCCGGTGTTCCGGCGCCGCCGGTTCTTCAGCGGCAAGCCCGTCGGCCGCCGCGGTGAGGCGGGGCTGCCCGACATCACCTGGTTCACGCCCGACGGCACCGAGATGTCCGGCGAAGACTGGGGTTCCGGGTTCGCGAAGTCGGTCGGGGTGTTCCTCAACGGCCAGGGCATCCCGGACCGCGACACCCGCGGCCAGCGCGTCGTCGACGACTCGTTCCTGCTGCTGTTCAACGCCCACCACGAGCCGATCGACTTCACACTGCCGTCGGAGGAGTTCGGCGGCAGCTGGCAGGTGGTGCTCGACACCAGCGTCGGCGTCGCCGACGAGACGCCGGAACCGTCCGCTTCGGGGGGCACGTTGACGGTCGACGCGCGCTCCACCGTGGTGCTTCAAGCCCTCGTCGAGGATGCTTCCTGA
- a CDS encoding enoyl-CoA hydratase/isomerase family protein has product MNAHADLPVYRTLQTTVFGGVATVTLNRPARRNAVGDGMRDELADAYRRCDAADDVRVIVLTGAPPAFCSGADLTAGERTFAAPGAGFSAAGVDVPAFTLNKPVIAAVNGHAIGLGLTLALQCDVRIFAADATYGVVQVRRGVVGDAYSHWVLPRLVGVARAAEVLLTGATFDGHRAVELGLGSRVLPADEVLPAAQALAADIATNTAPMSVAASKRLLWDAFDLDHAAVGARETEIHLALMGHDDAAEGVRAHLERRTPRWSGRPVDPTR; this is encoded by the coding sequence ATGAATGCACACGCTGATCTGCCCGTTTATCGGACGCTGCAAACCACCGTCTTCGGCGGTGTGGCTACGGTCACCCTGAACAGGCCGGCCCGGCGCAACGCCGTCGGCGACGGCATGCGCGACGAACTCGCCGACGCCTATCGCCGCTGCGACGCGGCCGACGACGTGCGGGTGATCGTGCTGACCGGCGCCCCGCCGGCGTTCTGTTCGGGCGCCGACCTCACCGCGGGTGAGCGCACGTTCGCCGCGCCCGGGGCGGGCTTCAGCGCGGCCGGTGTGGACGTGCCCGCCTTCACCTTGAACAAGCCGGTGATCGCGGCGGTGAACGGCCATGCCATCGGACTGGGACTGACCCTCGCGCTGCAGTGCGACGTCCGGATCTTCGCGGCCGATGCGACCTACGGCGTCGTCCAGGTCCGCCGCGGGGTAGTCGGCGACGCGTACTCCCACTGGGTGCTGCCGCGGCTCGTCGGCGTGGCACGGGCCGCCGAGGTGCTGCTCACCGGCGCGACGTTCGACGGGCACCGCGCCGTCGAGCTGGGGTTGGGCAGCCGCGTGTTGCCCGCCGACGAGGTGCTGCCCGCCGCGCAGGCATTGGCGGCGGACATCGCGACGAACACCGCTCCGATGTCGGTCGCCGCGAGCAAGCGGCTGCTGTGGGATGCGTTCGACCTCGACCACGCCGCGGTCGGCGCACGCGAGACCGAGATCCACCTCGCGCTGATGGGCCATGACGACGCCGCCGAGGGCGTGCGAGCGCACCTGGAGCGTCGTACGCCGCGGTGGTCGGGTAGGCCGGTGGACCCGACGCGCTAG
- a CDS encoding isochorismatase family protein — protein sequence MRALIVVDVQNDFCEGGSLAVEGGTEVAQSITALLEHHDYDHVVATKDFHIDPGTHFSDTPDYRDSWPPHCVVGTSGVEFHPAFDPSAVEAVFHKGQYSAAYSGFEGRHADDETPLADWLRAHDVDAVDVAGIATDYCVKATAADAVAAGFTTRVLLNLTAGVAPTSTAEAVDALRAAGVEVAD from the coding sequence ATGCGAGCGCTGATCGTCGTCGACGTCCAGAACGACTTCTGCGAGGGCGGGTCGTTGGCCGTCGAGGGCGGCACCGAGGTCGCGCAGTCGATCACCGCGCTGCTGGAGCACCACGACTACGACCACGTGGTGGCCACCAAGGACTTCCACATCGATCCGGGCACGCACTTCTCCGACACCCCGGACTACCGCGACTCCTGGCCGCCGCACTGCGTGGTGGGCACCTCCGGCGTGGAGTTCCATCCGGCGTTCGATCCGAGCGCGGTCGAGGCGGTGTTCCACAAGGGGCAGTACTCGGCGGCCTACAGCGGGTTCGAGGGCAGGCACGCCGACGACGAGACGCCGCTGGCCGACTGGCTGCGCGCGCACGACGTCGACGCCGTCGACGTGGCGGGCATCGCCACCGACTACTGCGTCAAGGCCACCGCCGCCGACGCCGTCGCGGCGGGCTTCACGACCCGCGTGCTGCTGAACCTCACGGCCGGGGTGGCCCCGACGTCGACCGCCGAGGCCGTCGACGCGCTGCGCGCGGCCGGCGTCGAGGTGGCCGACTAG
- a CDS encoding acyl-CoA dehydrogenase family protein gives MSFDLTPTVAQHDLARRAHEFAEQVVRPVAQDYDKRQEFPWPVLEEAAQAGFYSPLFYRDLIGDPTGLSLPMFMEELFWGCAGIGLAIVMPALALSAIGQAASPEQMLEWAPECFGTPGDLKLAALAISEPEGGSDVRNLRTTARRDGDDWIIDGHKMWIGNGGIADVHVVNANVDPDLGHKGQALFIVPGGTPGLQLVRKLDKLGCRASHTAELKFDGVRVPAANLLGGHEKLEHKLAKAREAVEGGRHSGSATLGALEQTRPMVAAQALGISRAALEYATSYANEREAFGAPIIDNQGIAFPLADLATQLDAARLLTWRASWMAATGVPFERGEGSMAKLAATELAVKTTERALQTMGGWGYISDHPVEKWYRDAKLYTIFEGTSEIQRVVISNALGAADGRPPMHVDLDPTGGPLNAWFGRGTPARTRAANKALDARDRVPAPVMNLAMKVLRPPSKKPTDK, from the coding sequence ATGAGCTTCGACCTCACGCCGACGGTCGCTCAGCACGACCTCGCCCGACGGGCACACGAATTCGCCGAGCAGGTGGTCCGGCCCGTCGCGCAGGACTACGACAAGCGCCAGGAGTTCCCGTGGCCGGTGCTCGAGGAGGCGGCCCAGGCGGGCTTCTACAGTCCCCTGTTCTACCGCGACCTGATCGGCGACCCGACCGGTCTGTCGCTGCCGATGTTCATGGAGGAGTTGTTCTGGGGTTGCGCAGGCATCGGCCTGGCGATCGTCATGCCCGCTCTGGCCCTGTCGGCGATCGGGCAGGCCGCGTCCCCCGAGCAGATGCTGGAGTGGGCGCCGGAGTGCTTCGGCACCCCGGGGGACCTCAAGCTCGCCGCGCTCGCGATCTCCGAACCCGAGGGCGGCAGCGACGTGCGGAACCTGCGCACCACCGCCCGTCGCGACGGTGACGACTGGATCATCGACGGGCACAAGATGTGGATCGGCAACGGCGGCATCGCCGACGTCCACGTCGTCAACGCCAACGTCGATCCCGACCTCGGCCACAAGGGGCAGGCGCTGTTCATCGTGCCCGGCGGTACGCCCGGCCTGCAGCTGGTCCGCAAGCTCGACAAGCTGGGCTGCCGCGCGTCGCACACCGCGGAACTGAAGTTCGACGGCGTTCGCGTGCCGGCCGCGAACCTCCTCGGCGGTCACGAGAAGCTCGAGCACAAGCTGGCCAAGGCTCGCGAAGCCGTCGAGGGCGGCAGGCACTCAGGGTCGGCGACGCTCGGCGCGCTCGAGCAGACGCGCCCGATGGTGGCCGCGCAGGCGCTCGGGATCAGCAGGGCCGCACTCGAATACGCGACGAGTTACGCCAACGAACGGGAGGCGTTCGGCGCGCCGATCATCGACAACCAGGGCATCGCGTTTCCGCTGGCCGACCTCGCCACTCAACTCGACGCCGCCCGCCTGCTCACGTGGCGGGCGTCCTGGATGGCGGCGACGGGAGTGCCGTTCGAGCGCGGCGAGGGATCGATGGCCAAGCTCGCCGCCACCGAATTGGCGGTCAAGACCACCGAACGCGCGCTCCAGACCATGGGCGGGTGGGGCTACATCAGCGACCACCCCGTCGAGAAGTGGTACCGCGACGCGAAGCTCTACACCATCTTCGAGGGCACCAGCGAGATCCAGCGCGTCGTCATCTCCAACGCACTCGGCGCCGCCGACGGGAGACCGCCCATGCACGTCGACCTGGATCCGACGGGCGGTCCGCTCAACGCGTGGTTCGGTCGCGGCACACCCGCGAGGACCCGCGCGGCGAACAAGGCGCTCGACGCCAGGGACCGCGTTCCCGCACCGGTGATGAACCTGGCGATGAAGGTGCTTCGGCCCCCATCCAAGAAACCCACGGACAAATGA
- a CDS encoding PPOX class F420-dependent oxidoreductase, protein MARKYATADTVARTEMLDFVRPRHRMVLTTYRSDGSLQSSPVTGGVDAQGRIVIASYPQRAKAANLRRDPRASVTVLSDEFNDAYVQVDGEAEVIDLPDAVEPLVEYFRVISGEHSDWDEYRKAMVEQGKCLIRVTPVRWGPVATGGFPPE, encoded by the coding sequence ATGGCCCGCAAGTACGCGACGGCGGACACCGTCGCCCGCACCGAGATGCTCGACTTCGTCCGGCCACGCCACCGGATGGTCCTGACCACTTATCGCTCCGACGGCTCGCTGCAGTCCTCGCCCGTCACCGGCGGCGTCGACGCGCAGGGCCGTATCGTGATCGCGAGCTACCCCCAGCGCGCGAAGGCCGCCAACCTGCGGCGCGACCCCAGGGCCAGCGTCACCGTGTTGTCCGACGAGTTCAACGACGCCTACGTGCAGGTCGATGGCGAGGCAGAGGTGATCGACCTGCCGGACGCCGTCGAACCGCTGGTCGAGTACTTTCGCGTGATCTCGGGTGAGCACTCCGACTGGGACGAGTACCGCAAGGCCATGGTCGAGCAGGGCAAGTGCCTGATCCGGGTGACGCCGGTGCGGTGGGGCCCGGTGGCCACCGGCGGGTTCCCGCCCGAGTGA
- a CDS encoding glycosyltransferase family 4 protein, with translation MRIALLSYRSKTHCGGQGVYVRHLSRGLVELGHDVEVFSGPPYPGGLDPRVRLTEVPSLDLYREPDPFRIPRPSEIHDRIDLLELLSTWTAAFPEPKTFCLRMARILAERRNDFDVVHDNQSLGTALLDIADSGLPVVATVHHPITRDRVLDVAAAKWWRKPLVRRWYGFAEMQKTVARRIPELLTVSSTSAADIAEDFGVSPGQLHVVPLGVDTELFTPAPNRVRNRIIAIASADVPLKGVSHLLHAVSRLRVERDVDVQLVAKLEPNGPTEKLIAELGISDIVTVSSGVTDAELAALLSSAEVACIPSLYEGFSLPAVEAMASGTPIVASRAGALPEVVGADDECARLVNPGDVDDLTKTLGALLDSPLDLHRLGAAGRRRALDVFSWESVAAQTVAVYERAIEKADNKKAGAC, from the coding sequence ATGCGGATCGCCCTGCTCTCCTATCGGAGCAAGACGCATTGTGGCGGCCAGGGCGTCTACGTCCGGCACCTGAGTCGCGGCCTCGTAGAACTCGGTCATGACGTCGAGGTGTTCTCGGGGCCGCCCTATCCCGGCGGTCTCGATCCCCGCGTCCGGCTCACCGAGGTGCCGAGCCTCGACCTGTACCGCGAGCCGGACCCGTTCCGGATCCCGCGGCCCAGCGAGATCCACGACCGCATCGACCTGCTGGAACTGCTCAGCACGTGGACGGCCGCGTTCCCCGAGCCCAAGACGTTCTGCCTGCGGATGGCGCGCATTCTCGCCGAACGCCGCAATGACTTCGACGTCGTGCACGACAACCAGAGTCTCGGTACGGCGCTGCTCGACATCGCCGACTCGGGCCTGCCGGTGGTCGCCACCGTGCACCACCCGATCACGCGCGACCGGGTGCTCGACGTCGCGGCCGCGAAGTGGTGGCGCAAGCCTCTGGTGCGGCGGTGGTACGGCTTCGCCGAGATGCAGAAGACGGTCGCCCGGCGCATCCCCGAGTTGTTGACGGTGTCGTCGACGTCGGCTGCCGACATCGCCGAGGACTTCGGCGTCTCGCCGGGCCAGCTGCACGTGGTGCCGCTCGGCGTCGACACCGAGCTGTTCACGCCCGCCCCGAATCGGGTGCGCAACCGGATCATCGCGATCGCCAGTGCCGACGTGCCGCTCAAGGGCGTCAGCCACCTGCTGCACGCGGTGTCCCGGCTGCGCGTCGAACGCGACGTCGACGTCCAGCTGGTGGCCAAGCTCGAGCCGAACGGTCCGACCGAGAAGCTCATCGCCGAACTCGGCATCTCCGACATCGTCACGGTGTCCAGCGGCGTGACCGACGCCGAATTGGCGGCGCTGCTGTCATCGGCCGAAGTCGCCTGCATCCCGTCGCTGTACGAGGGCTTCTCGCTGCCGGCCGTCGAGGCGATGGCCAGTGGCACGCCGATCGTCGCGAGCCGGGCCGGCGCACTGCCGGAGGTGGTGGGCGCCGACGACGAGTGCGCGCGCCTGGTGAACCCCGGCGACGTGGACGACCTGACCAAGACCCTTGGCGCACTGCTCGACTCGCCGCTGGACCTACACCGACTCGGCGCCGCTGGTCGGCGTCGGGCGCTGGACGTGTTCAGCTGGGAGTCCGTCGCCGCGCAGACCGTGGCGGTGTACGAGCGGGCAATCGAGAAGGCAGACAACAAGAAGGCAGGCGCATGCTGA
- a CDS encoding class I SAM-dependent methyltransferase: protein MLTVDFDRLGVGAGSTVIDVGCGAGRHSFEAFRRGANVVAFDQSASDLNDVDAILQAMAEQGEAPASAKAEAVKGDALDLPFDDGSFDFVIASEILEHVPADERAIDELVRVLKPGGRLVVTVPRWLPEKVCWMLSDEYHANEGGHIRIYRADELHAKIAARGMEFDHRHHAHALHAPFWWLKCAVGVDKPNHPAVTAYHKLLVWDMMSRPWLTRNAEAVLNPLIGKSVALYFRKPAAV from the coding sequence ATGCTGACCGTCGACTTCGACCGGCTTGGCGTCGGCGCGGGCTCCACCGTCATCGACGTCGGGTGCGGCGCGGGACGTCACTCGTTCGAGGCGTTCCGCCGCGGCGCGAACGTCGTCGCGTTCGACCAGAGCGCATCGGACCTCAACGACGTCGATGCGATCCTGCAGGCGATGGCCGAGCAGGGCGAGGCGCCCGCATCGGCCAAGGCCGAGGCCGTCAAGGGTGACGCGCTGGACTTGCCGTTCGACGACGGCTCGTTCGACTTCGTGATCGCCTCGGAGATCCTCGAGCACGTGCCTGCCGACGAGCGTGCGATCGACGAGTTGGTCCGGGTGCTCAAGCCCGGCGGCCGGCTCGTCGTCACCGTGCCGCGGTGGCTGCCGGAGAAGGTCTGCTGGATGCTGTCCGACGAGTACCACGCCAACGAGGGTGGGCACATCCGGATCTACCGCGCCGACGAGCTGCACGCCAAGATCGCCGCTCGCGGAATGGAATTCGATCACCGCCATCACGCGCACGCGCTGCACGCGCCGTTCTGGTGGCTCAAGTGCGCCGTGGGCGTCGACAAGCCGAACCACCCGGCCGTCACGGCGTATCACAAGTTGTTGGTGTGGGACATGATGTCTCGCCCCTGGCTGACGCGTAACGCGGAGGCGGTGCTGAACCCGCTGATCGGCAAGAGCGTCGCGCTGTACTTCAGGAAGCCAGCGGCGGTCTAG